The genomic DNA TGTGTGGGCGATCACGCTGCCCGATGGGTCGCTGATCGGGATGATCGAGGGGCAGCCCTCCAAGCACGGCTTCGAGCTCAGCTACGGGCTGAACCGCGTCGCATGGGGGAACGGATACATGACCGAGGCGCTGCAGGCGATTGTCGGCTGGGCGCTCAGCGAACCTGAGGTGTATCGGGTGTGGGCGTACGTCAATGTCGGGAACGTGGTGTCGCAGCGGGTTCTCGAGAAGGCCGG from Actinomycetota bacterium includes the following:
- a CDS encoding GNAT family N-acetyltransferase, which translates into the protein MITTERLVLRPPATSDRDAVFAYASDSQVMQYLSRVPTTDPADSAAFLQRCLRVWESGEAYVWAITLPDGSLIGMIEGQPSKHGFELSYGLNRVAWGNGYMTEALQAIVGWALSEPEVYRVWAYVNVGNVVSQRVLEKAG